Proteins co-encoded in one Nothobranchius furzeri strain GRZ-AD chromosome 4, NfurGRZ-RIMD1, whole genome shotgun sequence genomic window:
- the zmp:0000001082 gene encoding integrin alpha-L isoform X1 gives MDERRFFYLLLYMMAAAAAISVSSAFNIDVTHSTVHSGEQKDFFGYKVLQFRSSENKGIIITAPLRSNGSGGIFRQAQDKKENWFSPDDLSETNSTFIKHLGLSIAADPTGSQFTVCSPSLVHECHKNSYLNSLCYNITDDLQQVSSFTPLFQKCTKKTVNLVFLFDGSASMTKAEFNKNKDFINEIMINLKNTSIKFAAVQFSLTFRTVFDFKDYDAGKALEKLNKEQHMKSLTNTHGALEFVLKNLFEDPNAGGSPDASKAVVIITDGDPSDTDKNDIVQTYEKKKIIRVVIGVVEGKNVDMAKFSSIASQPHDKNIFEIQKYDGLTGILKSFQNKIFAVEESKATLADDLVNEMSQSGFSTAFYKNTLILGSVGSNSWRGSLHEHQEQDKEQISDSEMKKDSYMGYSLSVGEKSGVPLYFAGAPRFDHMGQVVVFRKDDKKWSTAQRIQEDQIGSYFGAELCSVDINSDGDTDFVLVGAPLFYQPHENKEGRIYIYSLSAKIELEKEFSVMAPSMGRFGSTISSLSDLNGDGLRDVAVGAPLEDENRGAVYIFLGEKRRGIRGTFSQRINGKNFQPEIRFFGQAIDGVIDLGDDELPDIVVGSQGAAVVLRSKPVFNATAQLSFHPGVISTEKIDCVNKKDENLPMVNLTACFEMVEATKSKEAMRLGLNISFTLSLDPSRPKNRAFFLQNEKKVQSLTTTNELRMGKTCFEYPTYMQYCVVDTLSPINIKLNFSQADAGSSGAMLNIDSKNQALMKIPFERQCSKNDTCVAQLTVDLDFLSKTILVTEDNYFNVSVTLANHGDDSYNTTLTMHYPPGLSFSKLEVTKSSRPTLHACYDLEEVLDKTVCGISLPVYRSKSSTTFQSSFRVAKDFEWNDKISLTVTGKSDNSNSSEIDWMTKSIPVQYQIRMALTVNEDTVTYLNFTTDDPAPQNMHVKYKIDNTGFKDFPVNVSILLPTKLEHSFEVISYEVIVQEDKTQCSIQPDLKKHEQSCSPENSCVVIRCDSLILERFSGVELSLVGKVHFKDLRQHAANIAFLKRYTGENGEVKFWSLLKVDYDPKRFVLASHKQEKSSPKNENPQKTGMCKDNDPTIKCTNVRVEFIIPPNKLLIILTGAGLGLLLLIILTVIMWKLGCFKRKTMEYYQEQEDKVSWENGSPANFNPDFSSRMMSISETDKKSDQLPEEKQLLDAEKTNGPLESDIKDSSENVNGSTAESEPQEEEK, from the exons ATGGATGAACGGCGCTTCTTTTATCTGCTCCTCTACATGATGGCTGCTG CTGCAGCCATCTCTGTGTCTTCTGCCTTCAACATCGACGTGACACATTCTACGGTTCATTCTGGTGAACAGAAAGATTTCTTTGGCTACAAAGTGCTTCAGTTCAGGTCTTCTGAGAACAAAGG GATAATCATCACTGCACCTCTGAGGTCAAATGGGTCAGGAGGAATATTCAGACAAGCTCAGGATAAAAAAGAAAATTGGTTCAGCCCAGATG ATCTTTCTGAGACAAACTCAACATTCATCAAACATCTGGGCTTGTCAATAGCTGCAGACCCAACAGGCTCCCAGTTTACT GTTTGCAGCCCAAGTCTTGTTCACGAATGTCATAAGAACTCCTACCTGAACAGTTTGTGTTACAACATCACTGATGACCTTCAGCAAGTCTCCTCTTTCACGCCTTTGTTCCAAA AATGCACAAAAAagacagtgaacttggtctttctaTTTGATGGATCAGCAAGCATGACCAAAGCAGAATTTAACAAAAACAAAGATTTCATAAATGAAATAATGATCAACCTAAAAAACACATCAATCAAG TTTGCAGCAGTGCAGTTTTCTTTAACTTTCAGGACCGTTTTTGACTTTAAAGACTACGATGCTGGCAAAGCTCTCGAGAAACTTAATAAAGAACAGCACATGAAATCTCTCACCAACACACACGGCGCGCTCGAGTTTGTGTT GAAGAACCTCTTTGAAGACCCAAATGCAGGTGGCTCACCTGATGCATCTAAAGCTGTGGTGATAATCACAGATGGAGACCCAAGTGATACGGACAAAAATGATATTGTTCAAacttatgaaaaaaaaaagatcatccGAGTTGTCATTGGGGTTGTCGAG GGCAAAAATGTGGATATGGCAAAATTCAGTTCCATTGCATCTCAGCCACATGACAAAAATATTTTTGAGATACAAAAATATGATGGACTCACGGGGATACTGaaaagttttcaaaataaaatctttgCTGTGGAAG AGTCCAAAGCGACTCTAGCAGATGACTTGGTGAATGAAATGTCTCAGAGTGGATTCAGCACTGCCTTCTATAAG AACACATTAATTTTGGGTTCAGTGGGATCAAACTCCTGGCGTGGTTCTCTCCATGAGCATCAAGAACAAGATAAAGAACAGATTTCCGATTCAGAAATGAAAAAAGACTCCTACATGG GATACTCTTTATCTGTTGGAGAGAAGAGTGGCGTTCCTTTATATTTTGCGGGTGCACCTCGATTTGACCACATGGGACAGGTTGTTGTTTTCAGAAAAGATGACAAGAAATGGTCAACAGCCCAAAGAATACAAGAGGACCAG ATTGGCTCTTACTTTGGTGCGGAGCTGTGCTCCGTAGACATCAACTCAGATGGTGACACAGATTTTGTGCTGGTGGGAGCACCACTTTTTTATCAGCCTCATGAGAATAAGGAAGGGAGAATCTACATTTATTCACTTTCTGCTAAG atCGAATTAGAAAAAGAATTCAGTGTGATGGCACCATCCATGGGTAGATTCGGCTCCACAATTTCCAGTCTTTCAGATCTAAATGGAGACGGACTCAGAGATGTTGCAGTTGGAGCACCGTTGGAGGATGAGAACAGGGGTGCTGTGTACATCTTCCTTGGAGAGAAACGCAGAGGGATACGTGGCACTTTCAGCCAG AGAATCAATGGAAAGAATTTCCAACCTGAAATTAGATTTTTTGGACAAGCCATCGATGGAGTCATTGACCTGGGAGATGATGAGCTTCCAGATATTGTGGTTGGATCACAAGGTGCTGCTGTGGTCTTAAG GTCCAAGCCCGTTTTCAATGCCACGGCTCAACTGTCGTTTCATCCTGGTGTGATCAGCACTGAGAAAATTGACTGTGTGAATAAAAAAGATGAAAATTTACCGATGGTCAACCTGACAGCCTGCTTTGAAATGGTAGAAGCAACAAAGAGCAAAG AAGCAATGAGACTAGGACTGAACATCTCATTCACACTCAGCTTGGATCCAAGCAGACCAAAAAATCGAGCATTCTTTCTTCAAAATGAGAAGAAAGTCCAGAGTTTAACAACTACCAACGAACTGCGCATGGGAAAAACCTGCTTTGAGTATCCTACCTACATGCAG tATTGTGTAGTTGACACTTTATCACCAATCAACATCAAGTTAAATTTCTCTCAGGCTGATGCTGGGAGCTCCGGTGCTATGTTGAACATAGACAGCAAAAACCAAGCTCTTATGAAG ATTCCCTTCGAAAGACAGTGCAGTAAAAATGATACCTGTGTTGCTCAACTTACAGTGGATCTTGACTTTTT GTCTAAAACAATATTGGTGACCGAGGATAACTACTTCAACGTGTCCGTAACGCTGGCTAATCATGGCGACGACTCGTACAACACCACCCTGACGATGCACTATCCTCCAGGCCTCTCCTTCTCTAAGCTTGAAGTTACAAAA TCCAGCAGACCAACACTTCATGCGTGCTACGATCTGGAAGAAGTTCTCGACAAAACAGTTTGCGGCATCAGCCTTCCTGTGTATCGCAGCAAATCCTCA ACGACGTTTCAAAGTTCGTTCCGTGTTGCAAAGGATTTCGAGTGGAATGACAAAATATCGCTAACAGTGACAGGGAAAAG TGATAATTCAAACTCCAGCGAGATTGATTGGATGACCAAAAGCATTCCGGTGCAATATCAAATTCGAATGGCATTAACAGT AAATGAAGACACGGTCACCTATCTCAACTTCACCACAGATGATCCTGCACcccaaaacatgcatgttaaaTACAAA ATAGATAATACTGGTTTCAAGGATTTTCCTGTCAACGTGTCCATCCTCCTTCCAACCAAACTGGAACACAGCTTTGAAGTGATCAGCTATGAAGTTATTGTCCAGGAG gacAAAACTCAGTGCTCGATCCAGCCCGACTTGAAAAAACACGAG CAGAGCTGCTCACCAGAAAACAGCTGTGTGGTCATCAGGTGTGACAGTTTAATTCTGGAGAGATTTTCCGGTGTCGAGTTAAGCTTGGTGGGAAAGGTGCACTTTAAGGACCTGAGACAGCACGCAGCG AATATTGCCTTTCTTAAACGATATACTGGAGAAAACGGAGAGGTGAAATTTTGGAGCCTCTTAAAAGTTGACTATGACCCTAAACGATTCGTTCTAGCTTCTCATAAACAAGAG aaatcaagtcctAAAAACGAGAATCCTCAGAAAACTGGAATGTGTAAGGACAACGATCCGACGATCAAATGC ACCAACGTTCGCGTTGAGTTCATAATCCCTCCAAACAAGCTACTGATCATTTTAACTGGAGCCGGACTGGGGCTGTTGCTTCTAATCATCCTCACAGTCATCATGTGGAAG TTGGGTTGCTTCAAAAGGAAAACAATGGAGTATTATCAGGAACAAGAAGACAAAGTCTCCTGGGAAAATGGAAGCCCGGCCAATTTTAATCCTGACTTCAGCAGCAGGATGATGAGCATATCAGAAACTGACAAAAAATCAGACCAACTTCCAGAAGAAAAGCAGCTTCTGGATGCCGAGAAGACCAACGGACCCTTAGAGTCGGATATAAAGGACTCATCTGAAAATGTGAACGGCTCCACTGCTGAGTCAGAACCCCAGGAGGAGGAGAAGTAG
- the zmp:0000001082 gene encoding integrin alpha-L isoform X2 gives MDERRFFYLLLYMMAAAAAISVSSAFNIDVTHSTVHSGEQKDFFGYKVLQFRSSENKGIIITAPLRSNGSGGIFRQAQDKKENWFSPDDLSETNSTFIKHLGLSIAADPTGSQFTVCSPSLVHECHKNSYLNSLCYNITDDLQQVSSFTPLFQKCTKKTVNLVFLFDGSASMTKAEFNKNKDFINEIMINLKNTSIKFAAVQFSLTFRTVFDFKDYDAGKALEKLNKEQHMKSLTNTHGALEFVLKNLFEDPNAGGSPDASKAVVIITDGDPSDTDKNDIVQTYEKKKIIRVVIGVVEGKNVDMAKFSSIASQPHDKNIFEIQKYDGLTGILKSFQNKIFAVEESKATLADDLVNEMSQSGFSTAFYKNTLILGSVGSNSWRGSLHEHQEQDKEQISDSEMKKDSYMGYSLSVGEKSGVPLYFAGAPRFDHMGQVVVFRKDDKKWSTAQRIQEDQIGSYFGAELCSVDINSDGDTDFVLVGAPLFYQPHENKEGRIYIYSLSAKIELEKEFSVMAPSMGRFGSTISSLSDLNGDGLRDVAVGAPLEDENRGAVYIFLGEKRRGIRGTFSQRINGKNFQPEIRFFGQAIDGVIDLGDDELPDIVVGSQGAAVVLRSKPVFNATAQLSFHPGVISTEKIDCVNKKDENLPMVNLTACFEMVEATKSKEAMRLGLNISFTLSLDPSRPKNRAFFLQNEKKVQSLTTTNELRMGKTCFEYPTYMQYCVVDTLSPINIKLNFSQADAGSSGAMLNIDSKNQALMKIPFERQCSKNDTCVAQLTVDLDFLSKTILVTEDNYFNVSVTLANHGDDSYNTTLTMHYPPGLSFSKLEVTKSSRPTLHACYDLEEVLDKTVCGISLPVYRSKSSTTFQSSFRVAKDFEWNDKISLTVTGKSDNSNSSEIDWMTKSIPVQYQIRMALTVNEDTVTYLNFTTDDPAPQNMHVKYKIDNTGFKDFPVNVSILLPTKLEHSFEVISYEVIVQEDKTQCSIQPDLKKHESCSPENSCVVIRCDSLILERFSGVELSLVGKVHFKDLRQHAANIAFLKRYTGENGEVKFWSLLKVDYDPKRFVLASHKQEKSSPKNENPQKTGMCKDNDPTIKCTNVRVEFIIPPNKLLIILTGAGLGLLLLIILTVIMWKLGCFKRKTMEYYQEQEDKVSWENGSPANFNPDFSSRMMSISETDKKSDQLPEEKQLLDAEKTNGPLESDIKDSSENVNGSTAESEPQEEEK, from the exons ATGGATGAACGGCGCTTCTTTTATCTGCTCCTCTACATGATGGCTGCTG CTGCAGCCATCTCTGTGTCTTCTGCCTTCAACATCGACGTGACACATTCTACGGTTCATTCTGGTGAACAGAAAGATTTCTTTGGCTACAAAGTGCTTCAGTTCAGGTCTTCTGAGAACAAAGG GATAATCATCACTGCACCTCTGAGGTCAAATGGGTCAGGAGGAATATTCAGACAAGCTCAGGATAAAAAAGAAAATTGGTTCAGCCCAGATG ATCTTTCTGAGACAAACTCAACATTCATCAAACATCTGGGCTTGTCAATAGCTGCAGACCCAACAGGCTCCCAGTTTACT GTTTGCAGCCCAAGTCTTGTTCACGAATGTCATAAGAACTCCTACCTGAACAGTTTGTGTTACAACATCACTGATGACCTTCAGCAAGTCTCCTCTTTCACGCCTTTGTTCCAAA AATGCACAAAAAagacagtgaacttggtctttctaTTTGATGGATCAGCAAGCATGACCAAAGCAGAATTTAACAAAAACAAAGATTTCATAAATGAAATAATGATCAACCTAAAAAACACATCAATCAAG TTTGCAGCAGTGCAGTTTTCTTTAACTTTCAGGACCGTTTTTGACTTTAAAGACTACGATGCTGGCAAAGCTCTCGAGAAACTTAATAAAGAACAGCACATGAAATCTCTCACCAACACACACGGCGCGCTCGAGTTTGTGTT GAAGAACCTCTTTGAAGACCCAAATGCAGGTGGCTCACCTGATGCATCTAAAGCTGTGGTGATAATCACAGATGGAGACCCAAGTGATACGGACAAAAATGATATTGTTCAAacttatgaaaaaaaaaagatcatccGAGTTGTCATTGGGGTTGTCGAG GGCAAAAATGTGGATATGGCAAAATTCAGTTCCATTGCATCTCAGCCACATGACAAAAATATTTTTGAGATACAAAAATATGATGGACTCACGGGGATACTGaaaagttttcaaaataaaatctttgCTGTGGAAG AGTCCAAAGCGACTCTAGCAGATGACTTGGTGAATGAAATGTCTCAGAGTGGATTCAGCACTGCCTTCTATAAG AACACATTAATTTTGGGTTCAGTGGGATCAAACTCCTGGCGTGGTTCTCTCCATGAGCATCAAGAACAAGATAAAGAACAGATTTCCGATTCAGAAATGAAAAAAGACTCCTACATGG GATACTCTTTATCTGTTGGAGAGAAGAGTGGCGTTCCTTTATATTTTGCGGGTGCACCTCGATTTGACCACATGGGACAGGTTGTTGTTTTCAGAAAAGATGACAAGAAATGGTCAACAGCCCAAAGAATACAAGAGGACCAG ATTGGCTCTTACTTTGGTGCGGAGCTGTGCTCCGTAGACATCAACTCAGATGGTGACACAGATTTTGTGCTGGTGGGAGCACCACTTTTTTATCAGCCTCATGAGAATAAGGAAGGGAGAATCTACATTTATTCACTTTCTGCTAAG atCGAATTAGAAAAAGAATTCAGTGTGATGGCACCATCCATGGGTAGATTCGGCTCCACAATTTCCAGTCTTTCAGATCTAAATGGAGACGGACTCAGAGATGTTGCAGTTGGAGCACCGTTGGAGGATGAGAACAGGGGTGCTGTGTACATCTTCCTTGGAGAGAAACGCAGAGGGATACGTGGCACTTTCAGCCAG AGAATCAATGGAAAGAATTTCCAACCTGAAATTAGATTTTTTGGACAAGCCATCGATGGAGTCATTGACCTGGGAGATGATGAGCTTCCAGATATTGTGGTTGGATCACAAGGTGCTGCTGTGGTCTTAAG GTCCAAGCCCGTTTTCAATGCCACGGCTCAACTGTCGTTTCATCCTGGTGTGATCAGCACTGAGAAAATTGACTGTGTGAATAAAAAAGATGAAAATTTACCGATGGTCAACCTGACAGCCTGCTTTGAAATGGTAGAAGCAACAAAGAGCAAAG AAGCAATGAGACTAGGACTGAACATCTCATTCACACTCAGCTTGGATCCAAGCAGACCAAAAAATCGAGCATTCTTTCTTCAAAATGAGAAGAAAGTCCAGAGTTTAACAACTACCAACGAACTGCGCATGGGAAAAACCTGCTTTGAGTATCCTACCTACATGCAG tATTGTGTAGTTGACACTTTATCACCAATCAACATCAAGTTAAATTTCTCTCAGGCTGATGCTGGGAGCTCCGGTGCTATGTTGAACATAGACAGCAAAAACCAAGCTCTTATGAAG ATTCCCTTCGAAAGACAGTGCAGTAAAAATGATACCTGTGTTGCTCAACTTACAGTGGATCTTGACTTTTT GTCTAAAACAATATTGGTGACCGAGGATAACTACTTCAACGTGTCCGTAACGCTGGCTAATCATGGCGACGACTCGTACAACACCACCCTGACGATGCACTATCCTCCAGGCCTCTCCTTCTCTAAGCTTGAAGTTACAAAA TCCAGCAGACCAACACTTCATGCGTGCTACGATCTGGAAGAAGTTCTCGACAAAACAGTTTGCGGCATCAGCCTTCCTGTGTATCGCAGCAAATCCTCA ACGACGTTTCAAAGTTCGTTCCGTGTTGCAAAGGATTTCGAGTGGAATGACAAAATATCGCTAACAGTGACAGGGAAAAG TGATAATTCAAACTCCAGCGAGATTGATTGGATGACCAAAAGCATTCCGGTGCAATATCAAATTCGAATGGCATTAACAGT AAATGAAGACACGGTCACCTATCTCAACTTCACCACAGATGATCCTGCACcccaaaacatgcatgttaaaTACAAA ATAGATAATACTGGTTTCAAGGATTTTCCTGTCAACGTGTCCATCCTCCTTCCAACCAAACTGGAACACAGCTTTGAAGTGATCAGCTATGAAGTTATTGTCCAGGAG gacAAAACTCAGTGCTCGATCCAGCCCGACTTGAAAAAACACGAG AGCTGCTCACCAGAAAACAGCTGTGTGGTCATCAGGTGTGACAGTTTAATTCTGGAGAGATTTTCCGGTGTCGAGTTAAGCTTGGTGGGAAAGGTGCACTTTAAGGACCTGAGACAGCACGCAGCG AATATTGCCTTTCTTAAACGATATACTGGAGAAAACGGAGAGGTGAAATTTTGGAGCCTCTTAAAAGTTGACTATGACCCTAAACGATTCGTTCTAGCTTCTCATAAACAAGAG aaatcaagtcctAAAAACGAGAATCCTCAGAAAACTGGAATGTGTAAGGACAACGATCCGACGATCAAATGC ACCAACGTTCGCGTTGAGTTCATAATCCCTCCAAACAAGCTACTGATCATTTTAACTGGAGCCGGACTGGGGCTGTTGCTTCTAATCATCCTCACAGTCATCATGTGGAAG TTGGGTTGCTTCAAAAGGAAAACAATGGAGTATTATCAGGAACAAGAAGACAAAGTCTCCTGGGAAAATGGAAGCCCGGCCAATTTTAATCCTGACTTCAGCAGCAGGATGATGAGCATATCAGAAACTGACAAAAAATCAGACCAACTTCCAGAAGAAAAGCAGCTTCTGGATGCCGAGAAGACCAACGGACCCTTAGAGTCGGATATAAAGGACTCATCTGAAAATGTGAACGGCTCCACTGCTGAGTCAGAACCCCAGGAGGAGGAGAAGTAG